The following are encoded in a window of Clostridium thermarum genomic DNA:
- a CDS encoding RnfABCDGE type electron transport complex subunit G, producing the protein MRENLKLGLILFIITALSGLSIGFVNDLTAETIAENKAISSSDLAELLPGATGKTVLEVPSGDESEKTKVEEAFEVQGDSEVLGHIIKVTTTGFHGNIEMFVAISKEDKLSGIKVIGHSETPGLGAKIVEEKFRSGFVSKPVEKGISIVKGQASAENEVDAISGATVSSRAVGTGVNTAISYYMKTIKGVDFELEETDGTSGASESDATSGASGSDAASGASEAASDGTSGASE; encoded by the coding sequence ATGCGGGAAAATTTAAAACTAGGTTTGATTTTATTTATAATAACAGCTCTTTCTGGACTTTCAATAGGATTTGTCAACGACCTTACAGCAGAAACCATAGCTGAGAACAAGGCGATTTCCTCAAGCGACTTAGCTGAGCTTTTGCCTGGAGCAACAGGCAAAACTGTTCTTGAGGTTCCTAGCGGTGATGAGTCTGAAAAGACAAAGGTGGAGGAAGCTTTTGAGGTTCAGGGGGATAGCGAAGTACTGGGACATATAATCAAGGTTACGACAACTGGCTTCCATGGGAATATAGAAATGTTTGTTGCTATTTCTAAAGAAGATAAGTTGTCTGGAATAAAAGTAATTGGACATTCTGAAACACCTGGTCTGGGAGCAAAAATAGTTGAGGAAAAGTTTAGAAGTGGGTTTGTGAGTAAGCCTGTAGAAAAGGGCATTTCTATAGTTAAAGGGCAAGCTTCTGCCGAAAACGAAGTTGATGCAATAAGCGGTGCTACAGTATCTTCAAGAGCTGTAGGAACAGGAGTTAATACTGCAATTTCTTACTATATGAAAACTATAAAGGGCGTTGATTTTGAATTGGAAGAAACCGATGGAACCTCCGGTGCTAGCGAATCAGATGCTACTTCTGGCGCCAGTGGCTCTGATGCAGCTTCGGGTGCAAGTGAAGCAGCATCAGATGGAACCTCTGGTGCAAGTGAGTGA
- the rsxE gene encoding electron transport complex subunit RsxE encodes MNKLVERFKNGLITENPTFVQVLAMCPTLAVTTSAENALGMGLATMVVLIFSNAMISALRKVIPDKIRIPGYIVIIASLVTVVQMLMEGYVPALYKSLGIFIPLIVVNCIILGRAEAYANRNPILPAIFDAIGMGLGFTAGLLAVGTIREILGAGTFFGTQVMPEAYKPASIMILAPGAFFTLGTLMAVINYVNIKKAKKAGTKAKTLDHNCSSCSMASQCHGNNV; translated from the coding sequence ATGAATAAGTTAGTTGAGAGATTTAAGAATGGATTAATCACCGAAAACCCAACTTTTGTTCAGGTTTTAGCCATGTGTCCAACTCTAGCGGTTACAACCTCTGCGGAAAATGCATTAGGTATGGGCTTAGCTACAATGGTAGTTTTAATATTTTCAAATGCAATGATTTCAGCACTGAGAAAGGTTATACCGGATAAAATTAGAATTCCCGGATATATAGTAATAATCGCATCCTTAGTTACTGTGGTTCAAATGTTAATGGAGGGCTATGTACCGGCCTTATATAAATCTCTTGGTATATTTATACCCTTGATAGTTGTTAACTGTATTATATTAGGTAGAGCAGAAGCCTATGCTAACAGAAATCCTATCTTACCAGCAATTTTTGATGCTATAGGAATGGGATTAGGCTTTACTGCAGGCTTACTTGCTGTAGGTACCATAAGAGAAATTCTGGGTGCAGGTACCTTCTTTGGAACTCAGGTTATGCCTGAAGCATACAAACCGGCATCAATTATGATATTGGCACCGGGAGCCTTCTTTACTCTTGGAACACTAATGGCTGTAATCAATTATGTGAACATTAAAAAGGCGAAGAAAGCCGGGACTAAAGCTAAAACTTTAGATCATAACTGTTCGAGCTGCAGCATGGCATCTCAGTGCCATGGAAACAACGTGTAA
- the rsxA gene encoding electron transport complex subunit RsxA, with product MEIFLIFISGIFINNYVLSKFLGICSFLGVSKKKEAAIGMGLAVTFVMIIASLMTYIVNTFILIPLKLEYLSTIAFILVIAALVQFVEMVIKKYSPGLYKALGIYLPLITTNCAVLGMTMLNVQESYNLLESVANGIASALGFMLAIVLMSFIRQNVDSNENIPETLRGLPITLFTACLMSIAFLGFQGLIR from the coding sequence ATGGAGATATTTTTGATTTTTATAAGTGGCATATTCATCAATAACTATGTGCTTTCTAAATTTTTGGGCATATGCTCCTTTCTTGGGGTTTCCAAAAAGAAAGAAGCAGCCATTGGTATGGGATTAGCTGTTACCTTTGTTATGATAATAGCTTCCTTAATGACCTATATAGTTAATACCTTTATATTGATTCCTTTGAAATTGGAATACTTATCAACAATAGCTTTCATTCTTGTTATAGCTGCCTTGGTGCAGTTTGTTGAAATGGTTATAAAGAAATATTCACCTGGCTTGTATAAGGCTCTGGGAATATATCTTCCACTTATTACAACAAACTGTGCTGTTTTAGGTATGACCATGTTAAATGTTCAGGAATCATATAATTTACTGGAATCAGTAGCTAACGGAATTGCCTCTGCTCTTGGATTTATGCTTGCTATAGTACTTATGTCCTTTATCAGACAGAACGTAGACAGCAATGAAAATATACCGGAAACACTCAGAGGACTTCCAATAACCCTTTTTACAGCCTGTCTCATGTCCATAGCATTTTTGGGCTTCCAAGGACTAATAAGATAG
- a CDS encoding RnfABCDGE type electron transport complex subunit B, whose protein sequence is MDYMNILSAVLSLGFLGLLFGVLLGYAAKKFHVEMDERIPKIREVLPGANCGGCGYAGCEAYATAIVEEGAPLTACTVGGAACASKIAEIMGAQIGEVAVEVAKKVAFVKCSGNCSSRKIKADLQGVTTCKEAAALEGLAGCSYGCFGCGDCVKACKFGAIAVVDGVAVVDEVKCVNCGACIKACPQNLIESVPMDNAYRVACNSKDIGKTTRENCSKGCIACRICEKNCPVQAIAVDNNIASVDYTKCTNCGLCAFKCPVKVITGIQIKQPEMV, encoded by the coding sequence ATGGATTACATGAATATATTAAGTGCTGTTCTAAGCTTAGGGTTTTTAGGTTTACTCTTCGGTGTTCTGCTGGGCTATGCCGCAAAGAAATTTCACGTTGAAATGGATGAAAGAATACCAAAGATAAGAGAAGTACTGCCAGGAGCCAACTGTGGTGGCTGCGGTTATGCAGGTTGTGAGGCCTATGCAACTGCAATAGTAGAAGAAGGAGCACCATTAACTGCCTGTACCGTAGGTGGTGCTGCCTGTGCTTCAAAAATAGCTGAGATTATGGGAGCTCAAATAGGAGAAGTTGCAGTGGAGGTGGCTAAGAAAGTTGCCTTTGTTAAATGCAGCGGCAATTGTTCTTCCAGAAAGATAAAAGCGGACTTGCAGGGAGTAACTACCTGTAAGGAAGCTGCGGCTCTGGAAGGTCTGGCAGGCTGTTCATACGGCTGTTTTGGCTGCGGTGACTGCGTGAAGGCTTGTAAGTTCGGTGCCATAGCTGTAGTTGATGGGGTGGCAGTGGTTGACGAAGTAAAATGCGTAAATTGTGGAGCTTGTATAAAAGCTTGTCCTCAGAATCTTATTGAATCAGTGCCAATGGATAATGCTTATAGAGTGGCATGTAATTCAAAGGATATTGGTAAGACTACAAGAGAAAATTGCTCAAAGGGATGTATTGCTTGTAGAATATGTGAAAAGAATTGTCCTGTACAGGCAATTGCTGTGGACAATAATATAGCTTCTGTGGATTATACTAAGTGTACAAACTGTGGTCTGTGTGCTTTCAAATGTCCTGTTAAGGTAATTACCGGAATACAGATTAAACAACCAGAAATGGTATAA
- the ileS gene encoding isoleucine--tRNA ligase yields MYKKVDSSKGFVQIEKDIRKLWEEKNVIQKNFDMNKEGEYFTFYDGPPTANGKPHVGHIITRVIKDLIPRYKVMKGYKVLRKAGWDTHGLPVELEIEKKLGISGKPQIEEYGVEEFIKHCKESVFTYVNMWEDMSKKIGYWVDMDNPYVTYHNDYIESEWWALKKMWEKDLLYKGHKIVPYCPRCGTGLSSHEVAQGYKDVKEATAFVKFKIKGETNKYILAWTTTPWTLPSNVALAVNRKYDYAEVKVHDEYFILAKDLLSVLNHEHEVIREFKGEDILGMEYEQLFPFATPDKKAFYVIHGDFVTLTDGTGVVHIAPAYGEDDNLVGQKYGLPLINLVDGEGKFVESVEPWAGVFVKKADPKILEYMAEHNMLYKSEKFTHSYPHCWRCDTPLLYYPKDSWFVKMTALRDKLLENNNKINWYPDNIRTGRFGKFLENVIDWGISRDRYWGTPLPIWQCDCGHKECIGSIEELKQKGINTPENIELHKPYIDAVKLRCEKCGGEMTRTGEVIDCWFDSGSMPFAQHHYPFENKELFEANFPAQFISEAVDQTRGWFYTLLAISTAIFDTNPFENCVVLGHVLDKHGLKMSKHKGNVVDPFEVIEHQGSDATRWHFYTASAPWLPTRFSEDDVAETQRKFLSTLWNVYSFYVLYASLDNFDPTKHADFESGNVMDKWIMSKLNTLVKTVDEDLDGYRITQAALAIESFTDELSNWYVRRNRARYWSEELTDDKIGAYVTLYRVLVTLCKVAAPFVPFMTEEIYQNLVVNLDPSAPESIHLCMWPEYNADTVDKDLEKAMDLAYSIVKLGRSARNGANIKNRQPLSEMLVSTAALPEYYGDIIKDELNIKKVQFGADLSKYVNFEIKPNLPVLGKSYGKMIPAIRKEIASRNQMELAQEVQSGKSVVINVDGTEIELNKENLLVTMQGLEGFAFAGEGTIGVVLDTHISDELREEGHLREIVSKIQNMRKESGFEVADRINLYIAGNDMLEAVGKKFEDVIKRETLTVEVVYGSDKAGIEFNINGEKLKMAVEVVK; encoded by the coding sequence ATGTACAAAAAAGTAGATTCTTCCAAGGGCTTTGTACAAATTGAAAAAGACATACGAAAGCTTTGGGAAGAGAAGAATGTGATTCAAAAAAACTTTGACATGAACAAAGAAGGTGAATACTTTACTTTTTATGACGGACCGCCAACAGCAAATGGTAAGCCCCATGTTGGTCATATTATAACAAGAGTTATTAAGGACCTTATACCAAGATATAAGGTTATGAAGGGATATAAGGTATTAAGAAAAGCCGGTTGGGACACACATGGACTTCCGGTAGAACTTGAAATAGAAAAGAAGCTGGGTATCTCAGGGAAACCTCAGATAGAAGAGTATGGTGTAGAAGAGTTTATAAAGCATTGTAAGGAAAGCGTATTTACCTACGTTAATATGTGGGAGGATATGTCTAAAAAAATTGGTTATTGGGTTGATATGGATAATCCTTATGTAACCTATCACAATGATTACATTGAATCCGAATGGTGGGCACTAAAGAAAATGTGGGAAAAGGATCTTTTATACAAGGGTCATAAAATAGTACCATACTGCCCAAGATGCGGAACTGGTCTTTCATCACATGAAGTTGCACAAGGCTACAAGGATGTTAAGGAAGCAACTGCTTTTGTAAAGTTCAAGATAAAGGGAGAAACTAACAAGTATATACTTGCTTGGACAACAACTCCATGGACTTTACCTTCCAACGTTGCCTTAGCGGTAAATAGAAAATATGATTATGCAGAGGTAAAAGTTCATGATGAGTATTTTATACTCGCTAAAGACCTCTTATCTGTATTAAACCATGAACATGAAGTTATAAGAGAGTTCAAAGGCGAAGATATCTTAGGAATGGAATATGAGCAATTATTCCCCTTTGCCACTCCGGATAAGAAGGCCTTCTATGTTATCCATGGAGACTTTGTTACCTTGACTGACGGTACAGGAGTAGTTCATATTGCACCTGCTTATGGAGAAGACGATAATCTTGTTGGTCAGAAATATGGATTACCGCTTATCAATCTGGTAGATGGAGAAGGAAAGTTCGTTGAGAGTGTTGAGCCATGGGCTGGAGTATTTGTTAAGAAGGCAGATCCAAAAATACTAGAATATATGGCAGAACATAACATGCTCTATAAGTCAGAAAAGTTCACTCACTCCTATCCACACTGCTGGAGATGTGACACACCGCTGCTTTACTATCCAAAGGACAGCTGGTTTGTAAAGATGACTGCCCTTAGAGATAAATTGCTTGAAAACAATAATAAGATCAACTGGTATCCTGACAATATAAGAACCGGTAGATTTGGTAAGTTCCTTGAAAATGTTATAGACTGGGGTATTTCAAGAGATAGATACTGGGGAACTCCGCTGCCAATTTGGCAATGTGACTGCGGCCACAAGGAATGTATCGGCAGCATAGAAGAACTAAAGCAAAAGGGAATAAATACTCCTGAAAATATAGAGCTTCATAAGCCTTATATTGATGCTGTAAAGTTAAGATGTGAAAAGTGTGGAGGGGAAATGACAAGAACCGGCGAGGTTATTGACTGCTGGTTTGACTCAGGATCTATGCCTTTTGCCCAGCATCATTACCCCTTTGAGAATAAGGAATTATTTGAAGCTAACTTCCCTGCACAATTTATATCAGAGGCAGTAGATCAAACTAGAGGATGGTTCTATACACTGCTTGCTATTTCCACGGCAATATTTGATACTAATCCTTTTGAGAACTGCGTAGTATTAGGCCACGTACTTGATAAGCACGGCTTAAAGATGTCAAAGCATAAGGGAAATGTTGTAGACCCATTCGAGGTAATTGAGCATCAAGGCTCTGACGCAACAAGATGGCATTTTTACACTGCCAGTGCTCCATGGCTGCCAACCAGATTCTCTGAGGATGATGTAGCTGAGACTCAAAGAAAGTTCTTAAGCACACTGTGGAATGTTTACTCCTTCTATGTGCTTTATGCAAGCTTAGACAATTTCGATCCTACAAAGCATGCAGACTTTGAATCCGGAAATGTTATGGATAAGTGGATTATGTCAAAGCTTAATACCTTAGTGAAGACTGTGGATGAAGATCTGGATGGATACAGAATAACTCAAGCTGCACTAGCAATAGAGTCCTTTACTGATGAGCTATCAAATTGGTATGTAAGAAGAAACAGAGCCAGATATTGGAGTGAAGAGTTAACAGACGATAAGATTGGAGCTTATGTAACTTTATATAGAGTTCTTGTTACACTTTGTAAGGTAGCAGCTCCATTTGTACCATTCATGACTGAAGAGATTTACCAAAACTTGGTTGTAAACTTGGATCCTTCTGCACCGGAGAGCATACATCTATGCATGTGGCCGGAGTACAATGCTGATACGGTAGATAAGGACCTGGAGAAGGCTATGGACCTTGCTTACAGCATTGTTAAGCTTGGTAGAAGCGCAAGAAATGGTGCCAATATTAAGAATAGACAGCCATTGTCAGAAATGCTTGTAAGTACTGCAGCACTTCCTGAGTACTACGGAGATATAATTAAAGATGAGTTGAACATTAAGAAGGTTCAATTTGGTGCCGATCTTTCAAAGTATGTTAATTTTGAAATTAAGCCAAATCTTCCTGTATTGGGAAAGTCTTACGGTAAGATGATTCCTGCAATAAGAAAAGAAATTGCCAGCAGAAATCAGATGGAGCTTGCTCAGGAAGTACAAAGCGGTAAGTCTGTAGTAATCAACGTTGATGGAACAGAAATTGAGCTCAACAAGGAGAACTTGCTGGTTACAATGCAGGGCTTGGAAGGTTTTGCTTTTGCCGGTGAAGGAACAATAGGTGTAGTACTTGATACTCATATCAGTGATGAATTGAGAGAGGAAGGACACCTTAGAGAAATTGTCAGCAAGATTCAGAATATGAGAAAAGAAAGCGGCTTTGAAGTTGCTGACAGAATCAATCTCTATATAGCCGGCAATGACATGTTAGAGGCTGTAGGTAAGAAATTTGAGGATGTAATAAAGAGAGAAACTCTGACTGTTGAAGTTGTATACGGAAGCGATAAGGCAGGTATAGAATTTAATATTAACGGTGAAAAGCTAAAAATGGCTGTTGAAGTAGTTAAGTAA
- a CDS encoding ATP cone domain-containing protein, protein MKVIKKDRRIQDFDLRKTVLSIERASDDLNESINESDAENIANSITRELNKLGINMIESYKIKDIIIQVLQELGFNGLANIYARGSKQ, encoded by the coding sequence ATGAAGGTAATAAAAAAAGACAGAAGAATACAGGACTTCGACCTCAGGAAGACAGTATTATCTATTGAAAGGGCCTCTGACGATTTAAATGAATCAATTAATGAATCTGATGCCGAGAATATTGCTAATAGTATTACCAGGGAATTAAACAAACTTGGTATAAATATGATAGAAAGCTATAAAATAAAGGATATCATCATACAGGTTTTGCAGGAGTTAGGATTCAATGGTTTAGCGAATATATATGCAAGGGGAAGTAAGCAATAA
- a CDS encoding LacI family DNA-binding transcriptional regulator — MSVSIKDVAKEAGVSIATVSRVLNDVDVVNEDTKKKVQDAIKKLGYRPNIVARSLKTQRTRTVGILIPDISSQFYPEIVRGTEDVANIYDYNIILCNSDSDLEKEKEYLRVLKEKMVDGVLYMSSSLEPEIVELIKELDLKTVLVVTSDKDKTFPSVSIDNREAAYDATMFLLNKGNKKVAYIGVHKDEVNAAAVRYFGYEDALKEKGMEIDENFVYFGEQKAHEGYEGVNKILEKGTFDALFCASDEIAMGAINSLRDKGIRVPEDVDVIGFDNIYSSSIFYPKLTTVAQPMYDMGSVGMRMLIKTINKKELEEKNYILPYEIIERDSTKR; from the coding sequence ATGTCAGTTTCAATTAAAGATGTTGCAAAAGAAGCCGGTGTTTCTATAGCAACAGTATCAAGGGTATTAAATGATGTTGACGTTGTAAATGAAGATACAAAAAAGAAGGTTCAGGATGCCATAAAAAAACTGGGCTATAGGCCTAATATTGTGGCCAGAAGCTTAAAGACACAGAGAACTAGGACAGTAGGAATATTAATTCCTGATATATCAAGCCAGTTCTATCCTGAGATTGTTAGAGGGACAGAAGACGTGGCAAATATTTACGACTATAATATAATACTTTGTAACTCAGATTCAGACCTTGAAAAAGAAAAGGAATATTTGAGAGTACTAAAGGAAAAGATGGTAGACGGAGTTTTATACATGAGCAGCTCTCTTGAGCCTGAGATAGTTGAATTAATAAAAGAGCTTGACCTTAAAACCGTTCTTGTAGTAACTTCAGACAAGGATAAGACTTTCCCAAGCGTTTCAATCGATAATAGGGAAGCGGCCTACGACGCAACCATGTTTCTTTTAAATAAGGGTAATAAAAAGGTTGCCTACATAGGTGTGCATAAGGATGAAGTGAATGCTGCGGCAGTTAGATACTTCGGCTATGAAGATGCCTTAAAGGAAAAGGGCATGGAAATTGATGAAAACTTTGTTTACTTTGGCGAACAAAAAGCTCATGAAGGCTATGAAGGAGTAAACAAAATATTGGAAAAGGGAACTTTTGATGCTCTGTTCTGTGCCTCAGATGAAATAGCCATGGGTGCCATAAATTCACTAAGAGATAAAGGAATAAGAGTGCCTGAAGATGTTGATGTAATAGGTTTTGACAATATCTATTCATCATCCATATTTTATCCAAAGCTCACTACAGTGGCTCAACCAATGTATGATATGGGATCTGTAGGTATGAGAATGCTTATTAAAACTATTAACAAGAAAGAATTGGAAGAGAAGAATTACATTCTTCCTTATGAAATTATTGAAAGAGATTCAACAAAGAGATAA
- a CDS encoding DUF5050 domain-containing protein — MSQLDAATALREIYNEQVSYINIVGEWVYFINNKGYICKIKQTGENFTIVKSGRFYNLLVYDNNLYFMEDTKIMTVPLQSPNEMRQITSGAYTYTISDDGKSLFYMEQDLDPLKRNFYQVTLTDFSKKLFFNSEDKYSITGMHTYNDYKFKES, encoded by the coding sequence GTGAGCCAATTAGATGCTGCCACTGCACTTAGAGAAATATACAATGAACAAGTATCTTATATAAACATTGTAGGCGAATGGGTTTACTTTATCAACAATAAAGGTTATATCTGCAAGATCAAGCAAACCGGTGAAAACTTTACTATAGTAAAATCTGGAAGGTTTTACAATCTTTTAGTTTACGACAATAATCTATATTTTATGGAGGACACTAAAATAATGACAGTACCGCTGCAGTCTCCCAATGAAATGCGTCAAATTACCTCTGGTGCCTACACTTATACCATAAGTGATGACGGTAAAAGCCTGTTCTATATGGAGCAAGACCTTGATCCCCTAAAAAGGAACTTTTATCAGGTGACCTTAACTGATTTTAGTAAAAAGTTATTCTTCAATTCAGAGGATAAATATAGTATTACAGGTATGCATACCTATAATGATTACAAATTCAAAGAATCTTGA
- a CDS encoding M48 family metallopeptidase — MQRVQIADKNIEYVIIRNNRKTLELSINEEGKIIIKAPRRCSKELIERFLKEKETWLGNRLKAMEKLQKSRRIREFCDGEKLLYSGQEYTCKVEVKEGSRMYGGFDGKEFTIAIPSSIKYDDRRAACKEVALQLYKKIAKRVLQDRTSHYSKIIGVHVNRIYIKEQKTLWGSCSSKNNINYNWKLVMAPLWVLDYVVIHELCHILQRNHSKLFWLEVEKYMPNYKEAVEWLKQHGRKLQLEYIY, encoded by the coding sequence ATGCAGAGAGTTCAAATTGCAGATAAAAACATTGAGTATGTGATAATTAGAAACAACCGAAAAACACTTGAGCTATCTATAAATGAAGAAGGTAAGATAATAATTAAAGCACCCCGTAGATGCAGTAAAGAATTAATAGAAAGATTTTTAAAGGAAAAGGAAACCTGGCTAGGTAATAGACTTAAAGCCATGGAAAAGCTTCAGAAAAGCAGAAGGATAAGAGAGTTTTGTGATGGAGAAAAACTTCTCTATTCAGGACAAGAATATACTTGCAAGGTGGAGGTTAAGGAGGGGAGCAGAATGTACGGTGGGTTCGACGGCAAGGAGTTTACTATTGCAATACCTTCTTCAATAAAATACGATGATAGGAGAGCTGCATGTAAAGAAGTGGCTTTGCAGCTGTATAAAAAAATAGCCAAAAGGGTACTTCAGGATAGAACCTCACATTATAGCAAAATTATTGGTGTGCATGTAAACAGAATATACATAAAGGAGCAGAAAACCCTATGGGGCAGCTGCTCTTCTAAGAATAACATAAACTATAACTGGAAGCTTGTAATGGCACCCTTATGGGTATTGGATTATGTTGTGATTCATGAATTATGCCATATTTTACAAAGAAATCATTCTAAGTTATTTTGGTTAGAAGTAGAAAAGTATATGCCTAACTATAAAGAGGCAGTGGAATGGTTGAAACAGCATGGAAGAAAGTTGCAATTAGAATATATTTACTAA
- a CDS encoding metal-binding protein, whose translation MILRDIMKYIESEYEVINMTPCEVCGGEFIAEALQISLIDGEPFDICECICSSCGYEKEFMFHAPFIYEKSYKYRHNLN comes from the coding sequence ATGATATTAAGAGATATAATGAAGTATATTGAAAGTGAGTACGAAGTAATAAACATGACACCTTGTGAAGTGTGTGGTGGTGAATTTATTGCGGAAGCCCTTCAAATTTCACTGATAGATGGTGAACCTTTTGATATATGCGAATGTATTTGTTCAAGCTGTGGTTATGAAAAGGAGTTTATGTTTCATGCTCCTTTTATATATGAAAAGTCATATAAATATAGACATAATCTAAACTAA